From one Solanum lycopersicum chromosome 12, SLM_r2.1 genomic stretch:
- the ext1 gene encoding extensin-like protein Ext1 precursor (The RefSeq protein has 1 substitution compared to this genomic sequence) has protein sequence MGSQIKKQWLQFACLLTFFLIATCSMAYSPYNSYESSDSTYNKVPTTVVKSEDFKVPSESEKEYKSSFLPKNDYYKKPSISEDNYKKVSFVPEHESFLPKNDYYKKPLFSEDNYKKESYVQEVPSKAKPEYKESFFSKFDYFKKPSFFEDNYKKTSYVPKVPSMAKPEYKESFFPKFDYFKKPSVSEDNYKKTSYVSEVPSMAKPEYKESFFPKFDYFKKSLAPEDKYKKAPYVPEVSTEPKPEYKVPSLPKNDYYKKPTIPEDNYKKVSYVSKVPSVPKEEYKAPTLPKNDYYKKPSVQEENYKKVPLISKLPSVPKEEYKVPSLSKKDYYKKPLVSEDNYKKVSYVPKVPSVPKEEYKAPSLSKNDYYKKSSPSPSPPPPPYY, from the coding sequence ATGGGAAGCCAAATAAAGAAGCAATGGCTTCAATTTGCTTGTCTTTTGACATTTTTCTTGATTGCCACATGCTCTATGGCATATTCACCTTACAATTCTTATGAATCATCAGACTCAACATATAATAAAGTACCAACCACAGTAGTCAAAAGTGAAGACTTCAAGGTACCCTCAGAGTCGGAAAAGGAATATAAGTcgtcatttttgccaaaaaatgATTACTATAAGAAGCCATCAATTTCAGAGGATAACTATAAGAAAGTATCATTTGTTCCCGAACATGAATCATTCCTGCCAAAGAATGACTACTACAAGAAGCCATTATTTTCGGAAGATAACTACAAGAAGGAGTCATATGTTCAAGAGGTACCCTCGAAGGCTAAACCAGAATATAAGgagtcatttttttcaaaatttgactacTTCAAGAAGCCATCATTTTTCGAAGACAACTACAAGAAGACGTCATATGTTCCAAAGGTACCCTCGATGGCTAAACCAGAATATAAGGAgtcattttttccaaaatttgacTACTTTAAGAAGCCATCAGTTTCAGAAGATAACTACAAGAAGACGTCATATGTTTCAGAGGTGCCCTCGATGGCTAAACCAGAATATAAGGAgtcattttttccaaaatttgacTACTTTAAGAAGTCATTAGCTCCTGAAGATAAATACAAGAAGGCGCCATATGTTCCAGAGGTATCCACAGAGCCTAAACCGGAATACAAGGTACCATCTTTGCCAAAGAATGACTACTATAAGAAGCCAACAATTCCAGAAGATAACTATAAAAAGGTGTCATATGTTTCAAAGGTGCCCTCAGTGCCTAAAGAAGAATACAAGGCACCTACTTTGCCAAAGAATGATTACTACAAGAAGCCATCAGTTCAAGAAGAAAACTACAAAAAGGTACCACTTATTTCAAAGGTGCCCTCAGTGCCTAAAGAAGAATACAAGGTGCCTTCTTTGTCAAAAAAAGACTACTACAAGAAGCCATTAGTTTCTGAAGATAACTACAAAAAGGTTTCATATGTTCCAAAGGTGCCCTCCGTGCCTAAAGAAGAATACAAGGCGCCTTCTTTGTCAAAGAATGACTACTACAAGAAGTCATCGCCTTctccatcaccaccaccacctccatattattaa